Proteins from one Pseudomonas sp. KBS0710 genomic window:
- the xdhB gene encoding xanthine dehydrogenase molybdopterin binding subunit produces the protein MSNHHAVVKTQAELAELFAQDLTSGVGRSVKHDSAAKHVSGEAQYIDDRLEFPNQLHLYARMSDRAHARIISIDTAPCYAFDGVRIAITHEDVPGLKDIGPLMPGDPLLAIDTVQFVGQVVLAVAAHDLETARKAAMAAVIEYEDLEPVLDVVEAFRNKHFVLDSHTHQRGDSAGALATAKNRIQGTLHIGGQEHFYLETQISSVMPTEDGGMIVYCSTQNPTEVQKLVAEVLDVSMNKIVVDMRRMGGGFGGKETQAASPACLCAVVARLTGQPTKMRLPRVEDMLMTGKRHPFYIEYDVGFDDNGRLHGINLDLAGNCGCSPDLSNSIVDRAMFHSDNSYYLGDATVNGHRCKTNTASNTAYRGFGGPQGMVAIEEVMDAIARHLALDPLAVRKVNYYGKTERNVTHYYQTVEHNMLEEMTAELEASSQYAERREAIRLYNAHSPILKKGLALTPVKFGISFTASFLNQAGALIHIYTDGSIHLNHGGTEMGQGLNIKVAQVVAEIFQVEIDRVQITATNTDKVPNTSPTAASSGADLNGKAAQNAAETIKQRLVEFAARKYDVSEADVEFHNGHVRVRDQILTFEALIQQAYFAQVSLSSTGFYKTPKIFYDRSQARGRPFYYFAFGAACCEVIVDTLTGEYKMLRTDILHDVGASLNPAIDIGQVEGGFIQGMGWLTMEELVWNNKGKLMTNGPASYKIPAVADMPLDLRVKLVENRKNPEDTVFHSKAVGEPPFMLGIASWCALKDAVASLGDYRHQPKIDAPATPERVLWGCEQMRQLSTAKAVETELA, from the coding sequence ATGTCTAACCATCACGCCGTCGTTAAAACCCAGGCCGAACTCGCCGAGCTGTTTGCCCAGGACCTGACTTCCGGGGTCGGCCGCAGCGTCAAGCATGACAGCGCCGCCAAGCACGTCAGCGGTGAAGCGCAGTACATCGATGATCGCCTGGAATTTCCTAACCAGTTGCACCTGTATGCGCGCATGTCCGACCGCGCCCATGCGCGCATCATCAGCATCGACACCGCGCCCTGCTACGCCTTTGACGGCGTGCGCATCGCCATCACCCACGAAGACGTGCCGGGCCTTAAAGACATCGGCCCGCTGATGCCCGGCGACCCGTTGCTGGCCATCGACACCGTGCAGTTTGTCGGCCAGGTAGTGCTGGCCGTGGCCGCCCACGACCTGGAAACCGCACGCAAAGCGGCCATGGCGGCGGTGATCGAATACGAAGACCTGGAGCCGGTGCTGGACGTGGTCGAGGCCTTTCGCAACAAACACTTTGTGCTCGACAGCCACACCCACCAGCGCGGTGATTCCGCCGGTGCGCTGGCCACCGCGAAAAACCGTATCCAGGGCACCCTGCATATCGGCGGCCAGGAACACTTCTACCTGGAAACCCAGATCTCCTCGGTAATGCCCACCGAAGACGGCGGCATGATTGTCTACTGCTCCACGCAAAACCCCACCGAAGTGCAAAAACTGGTGGCGGAAGTGCTCGACGTGTCGATGAATAAAATCGTCGTCGATATGCGCCGCATGGGCGGTGGTTTTGGCGGCAAGGAAACCCAGGCCGCCAGCCCCGCGTGCCTGTGCGCAGTAGTCGCACGCCTGACCGGCCAGCCGACCAAGATGCGCCTGCCGCGCGTCGAGGACATGCTGATGACCGGCAAGCGCCACCCGTTCTATATCGAATACGACGTGGGTTTTGACGACAACGGCCGCCTGCACGGCATCAATCTGGACCTGGCGGGTAACTGCGGCTGTTCGCCGGACCTGTCCAACTCGATTGTCGACCGCGCCATGTTCCACTCCGACAACTCGTATTACCTGGGCGACGCCACCGTCAACGGCCATCGCTGCAAGACCAACACCGCGTCCAACACCGCTTATCGCGGCTTTGGTGGCCCGCAAGGCATGGTTGCCATCGAAGAGGTAATGGACGCCATCGCCCGCCATCTGGCGCTGGACCCGTTGGCGGTGCGCAAGGTCAATTACTACGGCAAGACCGAGCGCAACGTCACCCACTACTACCAGACCGTCGAGCACAACATGCTCGAAGAGATGACCGCCGAGCTTGAGGCCAGCAGCCAATACGCCGAGCGCCGCGAAGCGATCCGCTTGTACAACGCCCATAGCCCGATTCTGAAAAAAGGCCTGGCGCTGACGCCGGTGAAGTTCGGTATTTCGTTCACGGCCAGCTTTCTAAACCAGGCAGGCGCCTTGATCCACATTTACACCGACGGCAGCATCCACCTGAACCACGGCGGCACCGAGATGGGCCAGGGCTTGAACATCAAGGTCGCGCAGGTGGTGGCTGAAATATTCCAGGTCGAGATCGACCGCGTGCAAATCACCGCCACTAACACCGACAAGGTGCCCAACACCTCACCGACCGCCGCCTCCAGCGGTGCCGACCTGAACGGCAAGGCTGCGCAGAACGCTGCCGAAACCATCAAGCAGCGCTTGGTTGAATTTGCCGCGCGCAAGTACGACGTGAGTGAAGCGGACGTGGAATTCCACAATGGCCACGTGCGCGTGCGCGATCAGATCCTGACGTTTGAGGCGCTGATCCAGCAGGCGTATTTCGCCCAGGTTTCACTGTCGAGCACCGGTTTTTACAAGACCCCGAAAATCTTTTACGACCGCAGCCAGGCGCGGGGTCGGCCGTTCTACTACTTCGCATTCGGCGCAGCCTGCTGCGAAGTGATCGTCGACACCCTGACCGGCGAATACAAGATGCTGCGCACCGACATCCTTCATGATGTGGGCGCCTCGCTGAACCCGGCCATCGACATCGGCCAGGTCGAAGGCGGCTTTATCCAGGGCATGGGCTGGCTGACCATGGAAGAGCTGGTGTGGAACAACAAGGGCAAGCTGATGACCAACGGCCCGGCCAGCTACAAGATCCCGGCCGTGGCGGACATGCCACTGGATCTGCGCGTGAAGCTGGTGGAAAACCGCAAGAACCCGGAGGACACGGTGTTTCATTCCAAGGCCGTGGGCGAGCCGCCGTTCATGCTCGGGATTGCTTCGTGGTGTGCGCTCAAGGATGCCGTGGCGAGCCTGGGCGACTATCGCCATCAACCGAAGATTGATGCACCGGCGACGCCGGAGCGGGTGTTGTGGGGCTGTGAGCAGATGCGGCAGTTGAGCACTGCAAAAGCCGTTGAGACTGAACTGGCTTGA
- the xdhC gene encoding xanthine dehydrogenase accessory protein XdhC, with translation MNNWISALADLQNQGEPCVLVTIIEELGSTPRNAGSKMVISAAHTFDTIGGGHLEYKAMQIARDMLVRGQQNTHLERFSLGASLGQCCGGVTVLLFEPMGQVQAQIAVFGAGHVGRALVPLLASLPCRVRWIDSRDQEFPEHIPQGVRKIVSEEPVDEIADLPVGSYCIVMTHNHALDLELTAALLKRNDFAYFGLIGSKTKRVKFEHRLRDRGFDTAQLQRMRCPMGLNEVKGKLPVEIAISIAGEIIATYNANFGQHTASAEPIAKLLPVSRRSQAI, from the coding sequence ATGAACAACTGGATCAGCGCCCTCGCCGACCTGCAGAACCAGGGTGAACCCTGCGTGCTGGTGACCATCATCGAAGAGCTCGGCTCCACGCCGCGCAACGCTGGCTCAAAAATGGTGATCAGCGCCGCGCACACCTTCGACACCATCGGCGGCGGGCACCTGGAATACAAAGCCATGCAGATCGCCCGCGACATGCTGGTGCGCGGCCAGCAAAACACTCACCTGGAGCGCTTCAGCCTCGGCGCCAGCCTGGGCCAGTGCTGCGGCGGCGTGACGGTGTTGCTGTTCGAACCCATGGGCCAGGTGCAGGCGCAGATCGCGGTATTTGGCGCCGGCCATGTCGGCCGCGCGCTGGTGCCGTTGCTGGCGAGCCTGCCGTGTCGGGTGCGCTGGATTGACTCGCGTGATCAGGAGTTTCCAGAACACATCCCCCAGGGCGTGCGTAAAATCGTCAGCGAAGAGCCGGTCGACGAAATTGCCGACCTGCCGGTGGGCAGTTACTGCATCGTGATGACCCACAATCACGCGCTGGACCTGGAACTGACGGCCGCGCTGCTCAAGCGCAATGACTTTGCCTATTTCGGCCTGATTGGTTCAAAGACCAAACGGGTGAAGTTCGAACACCGCCTGCGTGATCGCGGCTTTGACACCGCGCAACTGCAACGCATGCGCTGCCCCATGGGCCTCAACGAGGTGAAGGGCAAACTGCCGGTGGAGATCGCCATCTCCATCGCCGGCGAAATCATCGCCACCTATAACGCGAATTTCGGCCAGCACACTGCGAGCGCCGAACCTATTGCCAAACTGCTGCCGGTTTCGCGCCGCAGCCAAGCTATCTAA
- a CDS encoding GntR family transcriptional regulator — translation MTFKAPDSLAEQIAHHLAERIIRGELKPGERIQEQKVTLALNVSRGSVREALLILERRHLIAILPRRGAHVTELTAHKVQSLCTLMGELYILLGNSVAEGWKVQADMAPFLQIQQRLMTSFEREDVRAFVEESFSVMRAAYPFANNPYLQETVENLQPAMNRAYYLALDQRKAEMSEYLTLFEQLLAAVLARDLPQIRQVLSAYCERSSSLVIAALADA, via the coding sequence ATGACGTTCAAGGCGCCGGACAGTCTCGCCGAGCAAATTGCTCACCACCTCGCCGAACGTATCATTCGCGGCGAACTCAAGCCTGGGGAGCGGATCCAGGAACAGAAAGTCACGCTGGCACTCAATGTCAGCCGTGGCTCCGTGCGTGAAGCTTTGTTGATCCTCGAGCGTCGCCACCTGATCGCGATCCTGCCGCGCCGTGGCGCCCACGTCACCGAACTCACCGCGCACAAGGTGCAGAGCCTGTGCACGCTGATGGGCGAGTTGTACATATTGCTCGGCAATTCGGTGGCCGAGGGTTGGAAGGTCCAGGCCGACATGGCGCCGTTCCTGCAGATCCAGCAACGCCTGATGACCAGTTTCGAGCGTGAGGACGTGCGTGCCTTCGTCGAAGAAAGCTTCAGTGTGATGCGCGCCGCGTACCCCTTCGCCAACAACCCGTACTTGCAGGAAACCGTCGAAAACCTGCAGCCGGCGATGAACCGTGCCTATTACCTGGCCCTGGACCAGCGCAAGGCGGAGATGAGTGAGTACCTGACGCTGTTCGAGCAACTGCTCGCGGCGGTGCTCGCCCGTGACCTGCCGCAGATCCGCCAAGTGCTGTCGGCCTACTGCGAGCGCAGCAGCTCGCTGGTCATCGCTGCGCTGGCGGACGCCTAA
- the xdhA gene encoding xanthine dehydrogenase small subunit: MIQFLLNQELRSEHALDPNLTVLNYLREHLGKSGTKEGCASGDCGACTVVVGELHTDDQGAEQIRYRSLNSCLTFVSSLHGKQLISVEDLKHQGQLHSVQQAMVECHGSQCGFCTPGFVMSLFALQKNSDAPDSQKAHEALAGNLCRCTGYRPILAAAEQACCNKPMDQFDSRQAETIARLKAIAPTQTGELNSGDKRCLVPLTVADLADLYDAYPQARLLAGGTDLALEVTQFHRVLPVMIYVGNIEEMKRIESFDDRLEIGAATPLSDCYSALHHEYPDFGDLLHRFASLQIRNQGTLGGNIGNASPIGDSPPLLIALGAQIVLCKGDTRRTLALEDYFIDYRVTARQDSEFIEKIIVPKGHALFRAYKVSKRLDDDISAVCAAFNLKIDNGVISDARVAFGGMAATPKRAKSCEAVLVGATWNAATVEKACAALAQDFTPLSDFRASKEYRLLSAQNLLRKYFIELQTPHIETRVTAYV, encoded by the coding sequence GTGATCCAGTTTTTACTTAACCAGGAACTCCGTAGTGAGCACGCCCTGGACCCCAACCTGACCGTGCTCAACTATTTGCGCGAGCATTTGGGCAAATCCGGTACCAAGGAAGGCTGCGCCAGCGGCGATTGCGGTGCATGCACCGTGGTGGTCGGCGAATTGCACACCGATGATCAAGGCGCCGAGCAGATTCGCTATCGCAGCCTCAATTCCTGCCTGACCTTTGTGTCGTCATTGCACGGCAAACAGCTGATCAGCGTCGAAGACCTCAAGCATCAAGGCCAACTGCACAGCGTGCAGCAAGCCATGGTCGAGTGCCACGGCTCGCAATGCGGCTTTTGCACCCCAGGCTTTGTGATGTCGCTGTTCGCCCTGCAAAAGAACAGCGACGCCCCCGACAGCCAAAAAGCCCATGAAGCGCTGGCCGGCAACCTGTGCCGTTGCACCGGTTACCGCCCGATTCTGGCCGCCGCCGAACAGGCCTGCTGCAACAAGCCGATGGATCAGTTCGACAGCCGCCAGGCCGAGACCATCGCCCGCCTCAAAGCCATCGCGCCCACGCAAACCGGTGAACTCAACAGCGGCGACAAACGCTGCCTGGTGCCGCTCACCGTGGCCGATCTGGCCGACCTCTACGACGCCTACCCGCAGGCGCGCCTGTTGGCCGGTGGCACTGATCTGGCGCTGGAAGTCACGCAGTTTCACCGCGTGCTGCCAGTGATGATCTACGTCGGCAACATTGAAGAGATGAAGCGCATCGAGTCGTTCGACGACCGCCTGGAAATCGGCGCGGCCACACCGCTGTCCGATTGCTACAGCGCACTGCACCACGAGTACCCGGACTTCGGCGACTTGCTGCACCGCTTCGCCTCGCTGCAGATCCGCAACCAGGGCACCCTGGGCGGTAATATCGGCAATGCCTCGCCCATCGGCGATTCGCCGCCACTGTTGATCGCTCTCGGCGCGCAGATCGTGCTGTGCAAGGGCGACACCCGTCGCACCTTGGCGTTGGAAGATTACTTCATCGACTACCGCGTCACTGCCCGTCAGGACAGCGAGTTTATCGAGAAGATCATCGTGCCCAAGGGCCACGCGCTGTTTCGGGCCTACAAGGTTTCCAAGCGCCTGGACGATGATATTTCCGCCGTGTGCGCGGCCTTCAACCTGAAGATCGACAACGGCGTGATCAGCGACGCCCGGGTGGCGTTCGGTGGCATGGCTGCCACGCCCAAACGCGCGAAAAGCTGCGAAGCCGTACTGGTCGGCGCCACCTGGAACGCCGCCACGGTGGAGAAAGCCTGCGCCGCCCTCGCCCAGGATTTCACCCCGCTGTCGGACTTCCGCGCCAGCAAGGAATATCGCCTGCTCAGCGCGCAGAACCTGCTGCGCAAATACTTCATCGAATTGCAAACACCGCACATCGAGACTCGGGTGACCGCTTATGTCTAA
- the guaD gene encoding guanine deaminase, translating to MPLTRKAYRAAILHSIADPAEVGIEASYEYFEDGLLVIDNGQISALGHASDLLPTLPADIDVTHYQDALITPGLIDTHIHLPQTGMVGAYGEQLLDWLNTYTFPCESQFADKAHAEEVADIFIKELLRNGTTTALVFGSVHPQSVNAFFEAAEKLDLRMIAGKVMMDRNAPDYLTDTAESSYQESKALIERWHGRGRLHYAVTPRFAPTSTPEQLALAGQLLGEYPDLYMQTHISENKQEVEWVKELFPERNGYLDVYDHYKLLGERSVFAHGVHLCDDECARLAQTGSAVAFCPTSNLFLGSGLFNLPMAEKHKLNVGLGTDVGGGTSFSLLQTLNEAYKVMQLQGARLSPFKSLYLATLGGARALRLEDKIGTLQPGTDADFLVLDYNATPLLSYRLKQANNIAETLFVLMTLGDDRTVLQTYAAGQLVHQR from the coding sequence ATGCCTTTGACTCGCAAAGCCTACCGCGCCGCCATTTTGCACAGCATCGCCGACCCTGCTGAAGTGGGGATCGAAGCCTCTTATGAGTATTTCGAAGACGGCCTGCTGGTCATCGATAACGGCCAAATCAGCGCCTTGGGCCACGCCAGCGATTTGCTGCCAACCCTGCCCGCCGACATTGACGTGACCCATTATCAGGATGCGCTGATCACGCCCGGCTTGATCGACACCCATATCCACCTGCCGCAAACCGGCATGGTCGGTGCCTATGGCGAGCAGTTGCTGGATTGGCTCAACACCTACACCTTCCCGTGTGAAAGCCAGTTCGCCGACAAGGCCCACGCCGAGGAAGTCGCGGACATCTTCATCAAGGAACTGCTGCGCAACGGCACCACCACCGCATTGGTATTCGGCAGCGTGCACCCGCAGTCGGTGAATGCGTTCTTTGAAGCCGCCGAGAAACTCGACCTGCGCATGATCGCCGGCAAGGTGATGATGGACCGCAACGCGCCGGACTACCTGACCGACACCGCCGAATCCAGCTACCAGGAGAGCAAGGCGCTGATCGAACGCTGGCACGGCAGGGGCCGTTTGCACTATGCCGTTACGCCACGTTTTGCGCCGACCAGCACCCCGGAGCAACTGGCGCTGGCCGGGCAACTGCTGGGCGAATACCCGGACCTGTACATGCAGACGCACATCAGTGAGAACAAGCAGGAAGTCGAGTGGGTAAAAGAGCTGTTCCCGGAGCGCAACGGCTACCTGGACGTGTACGACCATTACAAGCTGCTGGGCGAGCGCTCTGTGTTCGCCCACGGCGTACACCTGTGTGATGACGAGTGCGCGCGCCTGGCGCAGACGGGTTCGGCCGTGGCGTTCTGCCCTACCTCGAACCTCTTCCTGGGCAGTGGCTTGTTCAACTTGCCGATGGCCGAAAAGCACAAGCTGAATGTCGGCCTGGGCACTGACGTGGGCGGTGGCACCAGCTTCTCGCTGCTGCAAACCCTGAATGAAGCCTACAAGGTCATGCAACTGCAGGGTGCGCGCTTGAGCCCGTTCAAGTCGCTGTACCTGGCCACGCTGGGCGGTGCGCGGGCGCTGCGCCTGGAAGACAAGATCGGAACGTTGCAGCCGGGCACGGATGCGGACTTTCTGGTGCTGGACTACAACGCAACGCCGCTGCTCAGCTATCGCTTGAAGCAGGCCAATAACATTGCCGAGACGTTGTTTGTGTTGATGACGCTGGGGGATGACCGGACGGTGTTGCAGACGTATGCAGCGGGTCAGTTGGTGCACCAGCGCTAA
- the smc gene encoding chromosome segregation protein SMC — translation MRLKCIKLAGFKSFVDPTTVNFPSNMAAVVGPNGCGKSNIIDAVRWVMGESSAKNLRGESMTDVIFNGSTSRKPVSQASIELVFDNSDGTLVGEYAAYAEISIRRKVTRDSQNSYFLNGTKCRRRDITDIFLGTGLGPRSYSIIEQGMISKLIEAKPEDLRNFIEEAAGISKYKERRRETENRIRRTHENLARLTDLREELERQLERLHRQAQAAEKYQEYKGEERQLKAQLSALRWQALNDQVGQREAIIGTQEISFEALVAEQRNADASIERLRDGHHDLSERFNLVQGRFYSVGGDIARVEQSIQHGQQRLRQLQDDLKEAERARLETESHLGHDRTLLLTLGEELDMLTPEQEITSAAAEEAAAALEEAETTMHGWQEQWDAFNLQSAEPRRQAEVQQSRIQQLETSMERLAERQRRMQEERALLAADPEDAAIMALSEQLAESEMTLEELEASEEQQVERLEQLRQQLQQATQAQQQAQGDLQRLNGRLASLEALQQAALDPGTGTAEWLRDQHLAERPRLAEGLKVEAGWELAVETVLGADLQAVLVDDFGGFDLAGFAQGDLRLLSPAADGTRVPGSLLDKVEAAIDLSPWLGQVKPVESLEQALAQRGQLGTGESLISRDGYWVGRHFLRVRRASEAESGVLARGQEIVNLSAEREEREATLESLETELQTLRATQRQQETGREHLRRLLQDEARQQGELKAQLSASKAKAEQLTLRRTRLDEEVAEMGEQRALEHEQIGEARLHLQEALDSMALDTEQRELLLAQRDSLRERLDRVRQEARQHKDHAHQLAVRLGSLQAQHTSTRQALERLEMQSERLTEKREQLSLNLEEGEAPLEELRLKLEELLDKRMTVDEELKTAQIALEDADRELRDAEKRRTQAEQQSQLIRGQLEQQRMEWQALTVRRKTLQDQLLEDGYDLHGVLTTLTAQANEKDAEEELERIAARIQRLGAINLAAIDEYQQQSERKRYLDAQDADLVEALDTLENVIRKIDKETRNRFKDTFDQINGGLQALFPKVFGGGSAYLELTGEDLLDTGVTIMARPPGKKNSTIHLLSGGEKALTALALVFAIFKLNPAPFCMLDEVDAPLDDANVGRYARLVKEMSQTVQFIYITHNKIAMEMADQLMGVTMHEPGCSRLVAVDVEEAMAMVES, via the coding sequence GTGAGGCTCAAGTGCATCAAACTGGCGGGGTTCAAATCTTTCGTCGACCCGACCACGGTGAACTTCCCCAGTAACATGGCGGCGGTGGTCGGGCCCAATGGTTGCGGCAAGTCGAATATCATCGACGCCGTACGTTGGGTGATGGGCGAGAGCTCGGCAAAAAACCTGCGTGGCGAGTCGATGACCGACGTCATCTTCAACGGCTCCACCAGCCGCAAGCCGGTGAGCCAGGCCAGCATCGAACTGGTGTTCGATAACTCCGACGGCACTTTGGTTGGCGAATACGCGGCCTACGCGGAAATCTCGATTCGCCGCAAAGTCACGCGCGACAGCCAGAACAGCTACTTCCTCAACGGCACCAAGTGCCGTCGACGCGATATCACCGACATTTTCCTCGGCACAGGCTTAGGTCCGCGCAGCTACTCGATCATCGAGCAGGGCATGATCTCCAAGCTGATCGAAGCCAAGCCCGAAGACCTGCGCAACTTTATCGAAGAAGCCGCCGGCATCTCCAAGTACAAGGAGCGCCGCCGCGAGACCGAAAACCGTATCCGCCGTACCCACGAAAACCTTGCCCGCCTGACCGACCTGCGCGAAGAGCTGGAGCGTCAACTTGAGCGCCTGCATCGCCAGGCCCAGGCGGCCGAGAAGTACCAAGAATACAAGGGCGAGGAGCGTCAGCTCAAGGCGCAGCTCTCGGCCCTGCGCTGGCAGGCGCTGAATGATCAGGTCGGCCAGCGCGAAGCGATCATCGGCACCCAGGAAATCAGCTTTGAAGCGCTGGTGGCCGAGCAACGTAACGCCGACGCCAGCATCGAGCGCTTGCGTGACGGTCACCATGACCTGTCCGAGCGCTTCAATCTGGTGCAGGGGCGTTTCTACTCGGTGGGCGGCGATATTGCCCGGGTCGAGCAGAGCATCCAGCACGGCCAGCAGCGCCTGCGCCAGTTGCAGGATGACTTGAAGGAAGCCGAACGTGCGCGCCTGGAGACCGAGTCGCACCTGGGCCATGACCGCACCTTGCTGCTGACGCTGGGCGAAGAGCTGGACATGCTCACGCCCGAGCAGGAAATCACCAGCGCTGCCGCCGAAGAGGCCGCCGCCGCCCTGGAAGAAGCCGAAACCACCATGCACGGCTGGCAGGAACAGTGGGATGCTTTCAACCTGCAATCCGCCGAGCCGCGCCGCCAGGCTGAGGTGCAGCAATCGCGCATCCAGCAACTGGAAACCAGCATGGAGCGCCTGGCCGAGCGCCAGCGCCGCATGCAGGAGGAGCGTGCGTTGCTCGCCGCCGACCCGGAAGACGCGGCGATCATGGCGCTGAGCGAGCAACTGGCCGAAAGCGAAATGACCCTGGAAGAACTCGAAGCCAGCGAAGAACAACAAGTGGAGCGCCTGGAGCAATTGCGTCAGCAACTGCAACAGGCGACCCAGGCCCAGCAGCAGGCCCAGGGCGATTTGCAGCGGCTCAACGGGCGCTTGGCCTCGCTTGAGGCCTTGCAGCAAGCCGCGCTGGACCCGGGCACCGGCACCGCCGAATGGCTGCGTGACCAGCACCTGGCCGAGCGCCCGCGCCTGGCCGAAGGCTTAAAAGTTGAAGCGGGTTGGGAGCTGGCGGTCGAAACCGTGTTGGGCGCCGACCTGCAAGCCGTACTGGTGGACGATTTTGGCGGTTTCGACCTGGCCGGCTTTGCCCAGGGCGATTTGCGTTTGCTCAGCCCCGCAGCCGATGGCACGCGAGTGCCCGGCAGTTTGCTCGACAAGGTGGAGGCGGCGATTGATCTGTCGCCATGGCTGGGCCAGGTCAAACCGGTTGAATCATTGGAGCAGGCCCTGGCCCAGCGCGGCCAATTGGGCACCGGCGAAAGCCTGATCAGCCGAGACGGTTATTGGGTGGGCCGGCATTTCCTGCGCGTGCGTCGCGCCAGTGAGGCCGAGAGCGGCGTATTGGCCCGAGGCCAGGAAATCGTCAACCTGAGCGCCGAACGCGAAGAGCGCGAGGCCACCCTCGAAAGCCTCGAAACCGAACTGCAAACCCTGCGTGCCACTCAGCGCCAGCAAGAGACCGGCCGCGAACACCTGCGCCGCCTCTTGCAGGACGAAGCGCGCCAGCAAGGCGAATTGAAAGCCCAGCTGTCGGCGAGCAAGGCCAAGGCCGAGCAATTGACCCTGCGCCGTACCCGCCTCGACGAAGAAGTGGCGGAGATGGGCGAGCAGCGCGCCCTCGAACACGAACAAATCGGCGAGGCGCGCCTGCACTTGCAGGAAGCCCTCGACAGCATGGCGCTGGATACCGAGCAGCGCGAACTGCTGCTGGCCCAGCGCGACAGCCTGCGCGAACGCCTCGACCGCGTGCGCCAGGAAGCGCGTCAGCACAAAGACCACGCCCACCAATTGGCCGTGCGCCTGGGCTCGTTGCAGGCCCAGCACACCTCCACGCGCCAGGCCCTTGAGCGCTTGGAGATGCAGTCCGAACGCCTCACCGAAAAGCGCGAGCAACTGAGCCTCAACCTGGAGGAGGGCGAAGCGCCGCTGGAAGAATTGCGCCTCAAGCTCGAAGAGTTGCTCGACAAGCGCATGACCGTCGACGAAGAACTCAAGACCGCGCAGATCGCCCTGGAAGACGCCGACCGCGAACTGCGCGACGCCGAGAAGCGCCGGACCCAGGCCGAACAGCAGTCCCAACTGATTCGCGGCCAGCTCGAACAGCAACGCATGGAATGGCAAGCCCTGACCGTGCGCCGCAAGACCCTGCAAGATCAGTTGCTCGAAGACGGCTACGACCTGCACGGCGTGCTCACTACCTTGACCGCCCAGGCCAACGAAAAAGACGCCGAAGAAGAACTTGAGCGCATCGCCGCGCGTATCCAGCGCCTCGGCGCGATCAACCTGGCGGCCATCGACGAATACCAGCAGCAGTCCGAACGCAAACGTTATCTGGATGCCCAGGATGCCGACCTGGTCGAAGCGTTGGACACCCTGGAGAACGTGATTCGCAAGATCGACAAGGAAACCCGTAATCGCTTCAAAGATACCTTTGATCAGATTAATGGCGGTTTACAGGCGTTATTCCCGAAAGTTTTCGGTGGAGGCAGCGCCTACTTGGAACTGACGGGCGAAGATCTACTCGATACAGGGGTGACGATCATGGCGCGCCCGCCCGGCAAGAAGAACAGCACCATCCATTTGTTGTCCGGTGGCGAAAAGGCCCTGACCGCATTGGCGCTGGTATTTGCGATCTTCAAGTTGAACCCTGCGCCGTTTTGCATGCTCGACGAAGTTGACGCGCCGCTGGATGACGCTAACGTTGGACGCTACGCTCGGTTGGTTAAAGAGATGTCCCAGACCGTGCAGTTCATCTATATCACCCACAACAAGATCGCCATGGAAATGGCCGATCAGTTGATGGGCGTGACGATGCATGAGCCGGGGTGTTCGCGATTGGTGGCGGTGGATGTCGAAGAAGCGATGGCGATGGTTGAATCCTGA